In the Arachis ipaensis cultivar K30076 chromosome B10, Araip1.1, whole genome shotgun sequence genome, one interval contains:
- the LOC107622073 gene encoding NAC domain-containing protein 100-like isoform X3: protein MGEKELYFFCLKDKKYPTGERTNRATGAGYWKATGKDREIYNAKAKALIGMKKTLVFYKGRAPNGEKTNWVMHEYRLEGDNKPSIYNLPKETKKEWALCRVLHKSEKKVMHVPQPQGLVEFSSYENKELPQLMDSSQVTFFSSDPNNQSEDPNPITRDDDNNNDDIIFDSIETPFLEQQPPYSSSYDSSDLDTLNPATWDISENAPTSNASKETDFDADMFSLMYNNREVFQTSFENQEYYAYDSVGHVDNGSLWNF from the exons ATGGGAGAAAAAGAATTGTATTTTTTCTGTTTGAAGGACAAAAAATACCCAACAGGTGAAAGGACAAATAGAGCCACTGGCGCTGGGTACTGGAAGGCCACAGGGAAAGACAGAGAGATATACAATGCAAAAGCAAAAGCACTTATTGGGATGAAGAAAACACTTGTTTTCTACAAAGGAAGAGCTCCAAATGGTGAAAAGACAAATTGGGTCATGCATGAATATAGGTTGGAAGGCGATAATAAACCTTCTATATACAATCTACCCAAAGAAACCAAG AAAGAGTGGGCTTTGTGCAGAGTTCTAcacaaaagtgaaaagaaagtAATGCATGTTCCACAACCACAGGGATTGGTTGAGTTCAGCTCCTATGAAAATAAGGAACTTCCCCAATTAATGGATTCTTCACAAGTAACATTCTTTTCATCAGACCCAAATAATCAAAGTGAGGATCCAAATCCAATCACAcgtgatgatgataataataatgatgacatCATATTTGATAGCATTGAAACTCCTTTCTTGGAACAACAACCACCTTATTCTTCATCCTATGATTCTTCAGATTTAGACACCCTTAACCCTGCCACATGGGATATTTCCGAAAATGCCCCTACAAGTAATGCGTCTAAGGAGACGGACTTTGATGCTGACATGTTCTCTTTGATGTACAACAATAGAGAAGTGTTCCAAACATCATTTGAGAATCAGGAATATTATGCATATGATTCTGTAGGACATGTGGACAATGGTTCCCTATGGAATTTTTAG